A single region of the Fusarium keratoplasticum isolate Fu6.1 chromosome 7, whole genome shotgun sequence genome encodes:
- a CDS encoding MFS domain-containing protein: MRLIIHIIALITALGGLVFGFDSGIIATTFGHESFRITMYGPSQANPSLTGAIVSLYNVGQSLGGLSVGYLADRFSRKYTISLAALISIIGAALQTGATHVGMMIAGRLVAGVACGQMLAVVPIYIAEVAPAENRGFLVGLQGMMVAIGFGLANWVGYAGSFAAGSATWRVPLAMQIPIPLILMVAVLFVPFSPRWLIKQDRIEEAKQVLFRLHGGSMTGNELVAQELVQIQEQLRREQEESGTGWGVALGAMFSRRYIRRTATAAFIVVQAQLSGAPVIQNYQNIFYAQVGFTGKTSLLISGVYGMMGVIGTGIYLAIVADKWPRARTLWSGSLLLAVNISLCMALSAKFGSGSSETSMDGARASIAFIFIYSALFAMFFNAMIWVVPSELFPMFLRSKGLAFAVFMKSVVAIVLSQITPVALANISWRYYALFIATNTTAGILYYFFLPETGGKTLEEIAELFGDTLATDRLGEIDLDAKNAALVDEVEDRR, translated from the exons ATGCGATTGATCATCCACATCATCGCTCTCATCACTGCATTAGGCGGTCTGGTGTTTGGCTTTGACTCTG GCATCATAGCGACAACCTTTGGCCATGAGAGTTTTCGCATCACGATGTATGGGCCTTCACAGGCCAACCCGTCTCTAACAGGTGCCATCGTGTCCCTCTACAACGTCGGACAGTCCCTTGGAGGTTTATCAGTCGGTTATCTAGCCGATAGGTTCAGTCGAAAGTACACCATCTCACTAGCAgccctcatctccatcatcgggGCAGCACTCCAAACCGGTGCCACACATGTGGGCATGATGATTGCAGGCCGACTCGTCGCAGGTGTTGCCTGCGGTCAAATGCTCGCTGTTGTTCCCATCTACATCGCTGAAGTTGCTCCAGCTGAGAATCGAGGTTTCTTGGTCGGCTTGCAGGGCATGATGGTGGCTATTGGCTTTGGTCTTGCGAATTGGGTTGGTTATGCTGGCTCTTTTGCTGCAGGTTCTGCAACGTGGCGTGTGCCCCTTGCCATGCAGATTCCGATCCCGCTCATTCTCATGGTCGCGGTTTTGTTTGTGCCCTTCTCTCCTCGATGGC TGATCAAGCAGGATCGTATTGAGGAAGCGAAGCAAG TTCTTTTCCGACTTCACGGCGGCAGCATGACTGGCAACGAGCTCGTGGCCCAGGAACTCGTCCAGATCCAGGAGCAACTCAGgcgagagcaagaagagtCCGGAACCGGCTGGGGAGTCGCCCTTGGAGCCATGTTCTCACGGCGATACATCCGACGCACCGCAACAGCTGCCTTCATCGTTGTTCAAGCTCAACTCTCAGGCGCACCGGTCATTCAGAACTACCAAAACATCTTCTACGCTCAGGTCGGTTTCACCGGCAAGACTTCTCTGCTCATCAGCGGCGTGTACGGCATGATGGGTGTCATCGGTACCGGCATCTACCTCGCCATCGTGGCTGATAAGTGGCCTCGCGCACGCACTCTGTGGTCCGGATCTTTGCTTCTCGCCGTCAACATCTCTCTCTGCATGGCCCTAAGCGCAAAATTCGGCAGCGGTTCCTCTGAAACCAGCATGGATGGTGCGCGAGCGTCGatcgccttcatcttcatctacTCGGCCCTCTTTGCCATGttcttcaacgccatgatTTGGGTCGTGCCCTCGGAGTTGTTCCCCATGTTCCTCCGATCCAAGGGTCTGGCGTTTGCTGTCTTTATGAAGAGCGTTGTGGCCATCGTTCTGTCACAGATTACTCCAGTTGCTTTGGCAAACATTTCCTGGAG GTACTACGCGCTGTTCATCGCGACCAACACCACCGCCGGTATTCTCTACTACTTCTTTCTCCCGGAAACT GGTGGTAAAACTCTCGAAGAAATTGCGGAACTGTTTGGCGATACTTTGGCCACCGACCGCCTTGGCGAAATCGACCTTGACGCAAAGAATGCCGCGCTTGTAGATGAGGTCGAGGATAGGAGGTGA
- a CDS encoding Cellulase domain-containing protein translates to MHLSRSLAFFGLCLAPVLAAWPNGPFTTSGRWIKNAAGNTVTLAGANWPGHGEVMVPEGLQYQSIQEVIADLKSIGMNAIRLTFATELVNQIYDNNGEDVDIQTAFEEGLGKENGTIVLKKVLENNPSFTPQTKRLEVYDAIAAECLKQHVYINLDNHISTGKWCCGGTDGNTWWGDTEFDADKWARGNAYMAAHSRSWPAKISQSLRNEPRPPTNNEDLRSKSYNWRDLYKFMRQGADAVHEADPNSLIIISGLNYDTFVTPLFTGAALDPSTQTFSRDDFAGYGEKLVLEIHNYENSIGSCSSLRYNLYTKGFQAMNASDPATKNVFPVMLTEFGHSMEGDNYSKAKTYMSCLSEYLPEAQASWFIWVIVGRYYTRQGIQEFDDSWGIKKPDWSGWRNDQYIKDYLVPQVKGTVAGNKD, encoded by the exons ATGCATCTTTCAAGGTCTCTGGCCTTCTTTGGCCTCTGCTTGGCCCCTGTGCTGGCTGCCTGGCCAAACGGACCATTCACTACGTCTGGCCGATGGATCAAGAACGCTGCTGGCAACACCGTCACTCTTGCCGGTGCCAACTGGCCCGGTCACGGCGAGGTGATGGTCCCCGAGGGCCTTCAGTATCAGTCAATCCAGGAAGTCATTGCTGATCTCAAGTCGATCGGTATGAATGCCATTCGACTGACCTTTGCCACGGAACTGGTTAACCAGATCTACGACAACAACGGCGAGGATGTTGATATTCAAACGGCTTTTGAAGAAGGACTGGGCAAGGAGAATGGAACTATTGTCTTGAAGAAGGTCCTGGAGAACAACCCATCTTTCACACCTCAGACGAAGCGACTGGAG GTGTATGATGCTATTGCTGCTGAATGCCTCAAGCAGCATGTCTacatcaaccttgacaacCACATCTCTACTGGAAAATGGTGCTGCGGCGGTACAGACGGCAACACCTGGTGGGGAGACACCGAGTTTGACGCTGACAAATGGGCTCGTGGCAATGCCTACATGGCGGCTCAC AGTCGAAGCTGGCCTGCCAAGATCTCCCAGTCTCTCCGCAATGAGCCCCGACCTCCCACCAACAACGAAGACCTCCGCAGCAAGTCGTACAACTGGAGAGACTTGTACAAGTTCATGCGCCAAGGAGCTGATGCCGTCCATGAGGCCGACCCTAATAGTCTCATCATTATCTCTGGTCTGAACTATGACACTTTTGTCACTCCTCTCTTCACAGGAGCCGCGTTGGATCCAAGCACCCAAACGTTCAGCCGAGATGACTTTGCCGGGTATGGTGAGAAGCTTGTCTTGGAGATTCACAATTATGAGAACAGCATTGGAAGCTGCAGCTCACTTCGATACAACCTCTACACCAAGGGGTTCCAGGCTATGAACGCATCGGATCCCGCCACTAAGAATGTCTTCCCTGTCATGCTCACCGAGTTTGGACACTCGATGGAGGGCGACAACTacagcaaggccaagacatACATGAGCTGTCTTTCAGAGTATCTGCCTGAGGCTCAAGCAAGCTGGTTCATCTGGGTTATTGTTGGTCGATACTACACCAGACAGGGTATTCAAGAGTTTGACGATTCTTGGGGAATCAAGAAGCCCGACTGGTCTGGATGGAGGAATGATCAGTACATTAAGGACTATCTTGTCCCGCAGGTTAAGGGAACCGTGGCGGGGAACAAGGACTAG
- a CDS encoding FMN hydroxy acid dehydrogenase domain-containing protein has product MANKTDPKTSTASFTEPDSASFASFQRDIYQAFRPPLFSTKPSEWEALARAKVPPANFDYVHGSAGTSATADANVQAFSRYRLRPSFLVNATRRDVSIELFGTKYNSPLLVAPIGVQNIMHSDAEEATARACHNVGIPMILSSAATRTIEQIAEANADGDRWYQLYWPKPQCEEIAASLLNRAKNAGYKVLVVTLDTFILGWRPSDLDTAYLPFIWGEGCQIGLSDPAFNKLFEEMQKNDPRSVSEKLAELWTIMRRPGTFKGAAKVLGNVNVLQKSKAWIDVMNSGTYREWEDLKVLKKLWDGPIVLKGIQTVQDAHMAIEYGMDGIIVSNHGGRQLDGAIASLDALAEIAADEKVKASDLTLLFDSGVRTGSDVLKALALGAKAVCVGRPYVYGLAAGGQRGVEHVLKCLLADMDNSLGNCGKKSIRDLSRDDLQILPLSKL; this is encoded by the coding sequence atggccaatAAGACCGACCCGAAAACATCGACTGCCTCATTTACAGAGCCCGATTCAGCCAGCTTCGCGTCCTTCCAGCGCGACATCTACCAAGCCTTTCGACCACCACTCTTCTCAACCAAACCCTCAGAATGGGAGGCACTGGCTCGGGCCAAGGTCCCTCCGGCTAACTTCGATTATGTTCATGGCTCTGCAGGCACATCCGCCACCGCTGACGCCAATGTTCAAGCCTTTTCTCGTTACCGCCTCCGaccgagcttcttggtgaaCGCTACCAGACGAGATGTGAGCATAGAGCTGTTCGGTACAAAATACAATAGTCCGTTGTTGGTTGCTCCCATTGGCGTCCAGAACATCATGCACTCAGACGCCGAAGAGGCAACGGCCAGGGCTTGTCACAACGTCGGAATCCCCATGATCCTGTCTAGCGCTGCAACTCGAACGATAGAGCAGATCGCCGAGGCAAACGCGGATGGAGACCGCTGGTATCAACTCTACTGGCCCAAGCCGCAATGTGAAGAAATCGCCGCGAGTCTTCTGAATCGGGCAAAGAATGCAGGGTACAAAGTTCTCGTTGTCACTCTGGATACGTTTATTCTTGGATGGAGACCATCAGATCTCGATACCGCCTACCTGCCCTTTATCTGGGGTGAAGGGTGCCAGATTGGACTCTCAGACCCGGCTTTCAACAAGCTGTTTgaggagatgcagaagaaTGACCCGCGAAGCGTTAGTGAGAAGCTAGCCGAGTTGTGGACCATCATGAGACGACCTGGCACATTTAAAGGTGCTGCCAAGGTACTTGGCAATGTTAACGTCTTGCAAAAGTCCAAAGCTTGGATCGATGTCATGAACTCTGGCACCTACCGAGAATGGGAAGATCTCAAAGTGTTGAAGAAACTCTGGGACGGCCCGATTGTCCTCAAAGGAATACAAACAGTTCAAGACGCACATATGGCTATTGAATATGGCATGGATGGTATCATCGTCTCCAACCACGGCGGTCGACAGCTAGACGGAGCGATAGCATCCCTGgacgccctcgccgagatcGCGGCAGACGAAAAAGTCAAAGCTTCCGACTTGACGCTTCTCTTCGACAGTGGTGTTCGAACTGGTTCTGATGTGCTCAAGGCGCTGGCTCTTGGCGCAAAGGCTGTCTGTGTCGGTCGCCCGTATGTGTATGGGCTAGCTGCTGGTGGACAAAGGGGCGTGGAGCATGTTCTCAAGTGTCTGTTGGCGGATATGGACAATAGCTTGGGAAATTGCGGCAAGAAGAGTATTCGTGATCTAAGCAGAGACGATCTTCAGATTCTGCCGCTGTCGAAGCTCTAG